In the genome of Raphanus sativus cultivar WK10039 chromosome 4, ASM80110v3, whole genome shotgun sequence, one region contains:
- the LOC108855162 gene encoding pectinesterase inhibitor 7: MAKCLDLSLILFVLYVSTAAIAMARNLGDESNEDTEFVKASCETATYPELCFQSLSSYASEIKKRPLQLAETALAVSMARAKSAKTYISDMTDYKGITKRQHGAVLDCAEEMGDTVDRLSKSLKELKSLEEGEREEDFWFCLSNVRTWTSAALTDETTCLDGFGGKGMDGELKSLVRAHIVRVAQHTSNALALINVYASKH; encoded by the coding sequence ATGGCGAAATGTTTAGATCTTTCTCTGATTCTCTTTGTTCTGTATGTGTCCACTGCAGCAATAGCCATGGCAAGAAACCTTGGAGACGAATCTAATGAAGATACAGAGTTCGTTAAAGCCTCTTGTGAGACAGCAACGTACCCGGAACTGTGTTTCCAGTCTCTGTCTTCTTACGCAAGCGAGATCAAGAAGCGGCCACTTCAGCTAGCCGAGACAGCGCTTGCCGTCAGCATGGCTCGAGCAAAGTCTGCCAAAACCTATATCTCGGACATGACTGACTACAAAGGAATCACCAAGAGGCAGCACGGGGCTGTGTTGGACTGTGCTGAAGAGATGGGAGATACTGTTGACAGGTTGAGCAAGTCGCTGAAGGAACTGAAGAGTCTGGAGGAAGGGGAAAGGGAAGAAGACTTCTGGTTCTGTTTGAGCAATGTCAGGACGTGGACAAGCGCGGCGCTTACAGATGAGACCACTTGTCTTGATGGGTTTGGAGGGAAAGGCATGGATGGGGAGCTGAAAAGCTTAGTCAGAGCACACATTGTGCGTGTGGCTCAACATACGAGTAATGCATTGGCTTTGATCAATGTCTATGCTTCCAAGCATTGA
- the LOC108853858 gene encoding ankyrin repeat-containing protein At5g02620, with translation MMDWRLLTAAAKGETNLLTFATFHHSDFDKVTPHNNNALHIAAKHQGLDFATAILDLRPSLLLVENNNGDTPIHVAASVGSLQVLQLLVNSASLDIENRGITKQLLRNTNKQKDSALHVALKSGHVDVAKLLVEQDAGLLDMANNSNESPLYLAIERGLFDIADHILATSPSVTGTGPKGMNALHAAVDSDIVSTVFLTKLMEARPEMIKEVDSNGWTPLHYSVWLGKVEITRLLLQQDSSAAYISDKEGQCPLHLAASTGQIDAYRELVGFCPYVWELVDGKGRTSLHSAIISRKRGIVDCILEMPEISLHLLNETDVDGNTPLHLSVVFKWQAVLLLLLENKRVDKFVMNRDHLTAAELFYSRNQEISYEVTMTYYALQRYNKQPSQRQNIETKNKQEKADVEESNARNDGAMYEVHLLVAVLVATVAFAAAFQLPGGYKQDGTPTLMEKAAFKCFLVFDTIAFCFSVTTVYFLFYASRHGFRARSSFLYMSCLLMVVSLIAMASAFVSGMYLISSKSRLLALVPLVMVGTFLLHGFIYWFFDPRGGYVLVLERPRQFFRKLFFQNPLSHVFVWN, from the exons ATGATGGACTGGAGATTGCTTACAGCTGCAGCTAAAGGGGAAACCAATCTCCTTACTTTTGCCACATTTCACCATTCAGATTTCGACAAGGTAACGCCACATAACAACAACGCTCTTCACATTGCAGCTAAGCACCAGGGGCTTGATTTCGCTACAGCCATACTTGATCTTCGCCCATCTCTCCTCTTGGTAGAAAACAACAATGGAGACACACCTATACACGTTGCAGCTAGTGTAGGTTCCCTTCAAGTTTTACAACTTCTTGTCAATTCAGCCAGTCTAGATATCGAAAACAGGGgaataaccaagcagctattgaGGAATACTAATAAGCAGAAGGATTCAGCGTTACATGTTGCATTAAAGAGTGGACATGTCGATGTAGCTAAGCTCCTAGTTGAACAAGACGCAGGATTGTTAGATATGGCCAATAACAGCAATGAATCTCCTCTGTACTTAGCTATTGAAAGAGGGCTTTTCGACATTGCTGATCATATTTTGGCAACATCTCCTTCGGTTACCGGTACAGGGCCTAAAGGTATGAATGCTCTGCATGCCGCTGTGGATTCTGACATTGTCAGTACTG TTTTCTTGACAAAACTGATGGAGGCAAGACCCGAAATGATCAAAGAAGTGGACAGTAATGGATGGACACCTCTTCATTATTCAGTGTGGCTTGGCAAAGTGGAGATAACTCGACTTTTGCTTCAACAAGACAGCTCGGCTGCTTATATATCAGATAAGGAAGGACAATGTCCGCTTCATCTTGCTGCATCTACTGGTCAGATTGATGCTTATAGAGAGCTAGTTGGTTTCTGTCCTTATGTCTGGGAACTAGTTGATGGTAAAGGAAGAACATCTCTTCACTCTGCAATCATATCAAGAAAAAGAGGAATCGTTGACTGTATTCTAGAGATGCCTGAGATCTCTCTTCATCTGTTGAATGAAACCGATGTAGATGGAAACACGCCTCTCCATCTATCGGTCGTTTTCAAATGGCAAGCCGTCTTACTGCTTCTCTTGGAAAACAAGCGAGTGGATAAGTTTGTTATGAACCGTGATCACTTAACAGCTGCGGAACTCTTTTACTCTCGGAATCAAGAG attaGTTACGAGGTGACGATGACATACTATGCACTGCAAAGATACAACAAGCAACCATCTCAGCGACAGAACATCGAGACAAAGAATAAGCAAGAAAAAGCAGACGTTGAAGAAAGCAATGCAAGAAACGACGGTGCAATGTACGAGGTTCATCTTCTAGTCGCGGTTCTTGTGGCGACCGTAGCTTTTGCCGCTGCATTCCAACTACCTGGCGGTTACAAACAGGACGGTACACCTACACTGATGGAAAAAGCAGCTTTCAAATGTTTCTTGGTGTTCGACACAATCGCCTTCTGCTTCTCTGTAACTACTGTCTACTTCTTGTTCTATGCTTCTAGACACGGGTTTCGAGCACGTTCTTCTTTCCTCTACATGTCGTGTCTCCTGATGGTTGTGTCACTGATCGCAATGGCCTCAGCGTTTGTGTCAGGGATGTATCTGATTTCATCCAAGTCGAGACTGTTAGCCCTTGTGCCTTTGGTGATGGTTGGAACCTTCCTCTTGCACGGTTTCATCTACTGGTTCTTTGATCCACGCGGTGGCTACGTTCTTGTCCTTGAACGACCTCGCCAGTTTTTTAGGAAGCTATTCTTCCAAAACCCATTGTCTCATGTTTTTGTTTGGAACTGA
- the LOC130510955 gene encoding pectinesterase inhibitor 4-like has protein sequence MLRFVILSLTLVTLINSSNIPKTAATPPTTYQNYETFVKTACNSTTYPTMCYNSLSSYSSTIKADPIKLCTTSLSVNLKYAKNATLVVSNLLKNAKFTSSPEVPVLKDCVEEMKDTVDELKQAMAELKNLNGGGISKKEHLKNVNTWVSAALTDDTTCTDEFDEGEVNEETKKKVEKAVSELSKTTSNTLALITNYLRF, from the coding sequence ATGTTGCGTTTCGTCATACTCTCTCTAACTCTAGTTACCCTCATCAACTCATCAAACATCCCTAAAACAGCAGCAACTCCACCCACCACATACCAAAACTACGAAACGTTCGTAAAAACCGCATGCAACTCAACAACATATCCTACAATGTGCTACAACTCATTGTCCTCCTACTCCTCCACCATCAAAGCCGACCCAATCAAACTCTGCACAACGTCCCTCAGCGTCAACCTCAAATACGCCAAAAACGCCACGTTAGTCGTCTCTAACCTTCTCAAAAACGCCAAATTCACCTCCAGCCCTGAGGTCCCGGTCCTCAAGGACTGCGTGGAGGAGATGAAGGACACCGTCGACGAGCTCAAGCAAGCAATGGCCGAGTTGAAGAATCTCAACGGCGGAGGTATCTCAAAGAAGGAGCATCTAAAGAACGTGAATACGTGGGTGAGTGCGGCGTTGACAGACGATACTACTTGTACGGACGAGTTTGATGAAGGGGAAGTGAATGaggagacgaagaagaaggTGGAGAAGGCTGTTTCCGAACTTTCAAAGACTACAAGCAATACTTTGGCCCTTATTACCAATTATCTACGTTTCTAA
- the LOC108848289 gene encoding E3 ubiquitin protein ligase RIN2 isoform X1: MGVRYLQFSVASTALSFAGLQVWTELSLDRLRADGLIISKNISLGDSRHALELLLGSYFTIALLTNFVLNVYILLLLSLKTLFFGELYGVETKKLVERLANYIIYKGIFLPLVIPATIFQGVLWTVWLTVVCTLKMFQALARDRLERLNASPSSTPWTYFRVYSVLFLVLSVDTLWIKLSLMTYSRTGSSLYLLLLFEPCSIAFETLQALLIHGFQLLDMWITHLAVKNSDCQRSKFLDSMTAGSLLEWKGLLNRNLGFFLDMATSVMALGHYLHIWWLHGLSFHLVDAVLFLNIRALLSAILKRMKGYIKLRIALGSLHAALPDATSEELRAYDDECAICREPMAKAKRLHCNHLFHLGCLRSWLDQGLNEVYSCPTCRKPLFVETEVNTRSVEVSSDEQLARQLQRQNIPEHPLATGLFPAEMPNSIESDPSRNLGLDPSWLQTWSSQGVDVAGPSTASRSVGLGRVQMMMRHLASVGESYAQTALEDAAWSLWPMNPSQASTSSTTIPLGTGGRTGGLHLRNVSSGANESLANILAMAETVRDVMPHVPDEIIFQDLQRTNSVSVTVNNLLQM; encoded by the exons ATGGGGGTGAGGTACTTGCAGTTCTCCGTCGCATCAACAGCTCTGAGCTTTGCGGggcttcaagtctggacagagCTGTCTCTGGATAGACTTAGAGCAGATGGGCTGATAATTTCCAAGAACATTTCTTTAGGAGACTCGAGGCATGCGCTTGAGCTGCTTTTGGGTTCTTACTTTACAATCGCGTTGCTCACAAATTTTGTGCTCAATGTCTATATTCTTCTGCTACTTTCTCTCAAG ACACTATTTTTTGGAGAGTTATATGGCGTTGAAACTAAAAAGTTGGTGGAGCGACTTGCCAATTACATCATTTACAAG GGTATATTTCTACCGCTGGTGATTCCAGCAACAATATTTCAGGGTGTACTGTGGACAGTTTGGCTTACTGTTGTATGCACTCTAAAG ATGTTTCAAGCTTTGGCTAGAGACCGGCTTGAGCGATTGAATGCATCTCCTTCTTCTACACCGTGGACATACTTCCGTGTGTATTCAGTTCTGTTCTTGGTTCTCTCTGTTGATACGTTGTG GATAAAGCTTTCCCTTATGACATACAGTAGAACTGGCTCTTCTCTGTATCTGTTGTTACTTTTTGAGCCATGCAGTATAGCTTTTGAGACCTTGCAG GCGCTGTTAATTCATGGGTTTCAACTGCTTGACATGTGGATTACCCACTTAGCAGTGAAGAACTCGGACTGCCAAAGATCTAAGTTTCTTGATTCCATGACAGcag GCTCACTGTTGGAATGGAAAGGCCTCCTCAACCGAAACCTAGGTTTCTTTCTGGACATGGCTACTTCGGTAATGGCGCTAGGTCACTACTTGCACATCTGGTGGCTGCATGGCCTTTCCTTTCATCTAGTGGATGCAGTTTTGTTTCTCAACATACGC GCATTGCTCAGTGCAATTTTGAAGCGAATGAAAGGATACATTAAACTGAGAATCGCTCTGGGCTCACTCCATGCAGCTCTTCCTGATGCAACTTCTGAAGAGCTACGCGCATATGATGATGAATGTGCTATATGCCGG GAACCTATGGCGAAAGCTAAAAGGCTTCACTGCAACCACCTTTTCCATCTTGGATGCCTCCGATCCTG GTTGGATCAAGGTCTTAATGAGGTTTACTCTTGTCCTACATGTCGTAAACCTCTTTTTGTTGAAACTGAGGTGAACACTCGCTCAGTGGAAGTCTCAAGTGATGAGCAGTTAGCCCGTCAGCTTCAAAGACAAAACATTCCTGAGCATCCACTAGCCACTGGATTGTTTCCTGCCGAGATGCCAAACTCCATTGAAAGTGATCCTTCAAG GAACTTAGGATTGGATCCAAGCTGGCTACAGACATGGTCAAGTCAGGGTGTTGATGTCGCTGGTCCCTCTACAGCGTCTAGGTCCGTTGGACTGGGACGGGTTCAGATGATGATGAGGCATCTTGCTTCTGTTGGAGAAAGTTATGCGCAAACTGCACTTGAGGATGCTGCTTGGAGTCTATGGCCTATGAACCCTTCACAAGCATCCACTTCTTCTACAACCATACCTCTAGGTACTGGTGGAAGGACAGGTGGTCTGCATTTGAGAAATGTATCAAGTGGGGCGAATGAAAGCTTGGCAAATATACTAGCTATGGCCGAGACAGTGAGGGATGTCATGCCACATGTGCCAGATGAAATTATCTTCCAG GACTTGCAGAGAACAAACTCTGTTTCTGTTACAGTGAACAATCTTCTCCAGATGTGA
- the LOC108848289 gene encoding E3 ubiquitin protein ligase RIN2 isoform X2 produces the protein MGVRYLQFSVASTALSFAGLQVWTELSLDRLRADGLIISKNISLGDSRHALELLLGSYFTIALLTNFVLNVYILLLLSLKTLFFGELYGVETKKLVERLANYIIYKGIFLPLVIPATIFQGVLWTVWLTVVCTLKMFQALARDRLERLNASPSSTPWTYFRVYSVLFLVLSVDTLWIKLSLMTYSRTGSSLYLLLLFEPCSIAFETLQALLIHGFQLLDMWITHLAVKNSDCQRSKFLDSMTAGSLLEWKGLLNRNLGFFLDMATSVMALGHYLHIWWLHGLSFHLVDAVLFLNIRALLSAILKRMKGYIKLRIALGSLHAALPDATSEELRAYDDECAICREPMAKAKRLHCNHLFHLGCLRSWLDQGLNEVYSCPTCRKPLFVETEVNTRSVEVSSDEQLARQLQRQNIPEMPNSIESDPSRNLGLDPSWLQTWSSQGVDVAGPSTASRSVGLGRVQMMMRHLASVGESYAQTALEDAAWSLWPMNPSQASTSSTTIPLGTGGRTGGLHLRNVSSGANESLANILAMAETVRDVMPHVPDEIIFQDLQRTNSVSVTVNNLLQM, from the exons ATGGGGGTGAGGTACTTGCAGTTCTCCGTCGCATCAACAGCTCTGAGCTTTGCGGggcttcaagtctggacagagCTGTCTCTGGATAGACTTAGAGCAGATGGGCTGATAATTTCCAAGAACATTTCTTTAGGAGACTCGAGGCATGCGCTTGAGCTGCTTTTGGGTTCTTACTTTACAATCGCGTTGCTCACAAATTTTGTGCTCAATGTCTATATTCTTCTGCTACTTTCTCTCAAG ACACTATTTTTTGGAGAGTTATATGGCGTTGAAACTAAAAAGTTGGTGGAGCGACTTGCCAATTACATCATTTACAAG GGTATATTTCTACCGCTGGTGATTCCAGCAACAATATTTCAGGGTGTACTGTGGACAGTTTGGCTTACTGTTGTATGCACTCTAAAG ATGTTTCAAGCTTTGGCTAGAGACCGGCTTGAGCGATTGAATGCATCTCCTTCTTCTACACCGTGGACATACTTCCGTGTGTATTCAGTTCTGTTCTTGGTTCTCTCTGTTGATACGTTGTG GATAAAGCTTTCCCTTATGACATACAGTAGAACTGGCTCTTCTCTGTATCTGTTGTTACTTTTTGAGCCATGCAGTATAGCTTTTGAGACCTTGCAG GCGCTGTTAATTCATGGGTTTCAACTGCTTGACATGTGGATTACCCACTTAGCAGTGAAGAACTCGGACTGCCAAAGATCTAAGTTTCTTGATTCCATGACAGcag GCTCACTGTTGGAATGGAAAGGCCTCCTCAACCGAAACCTAGGTTTCTTTCTGGACATGGCTACTTCGGTAATGGCGCTAGGTCACTACTTGCACATCTGGTGGCTGCATGGCCTTTCCTTTCATCTAGTGGATGCAGTTTTGTTTCTCAACATACGC GCATTGCTCAGTGCAATTTTGAAGCGAATGAAAGGATACATTAAACTGAGAATCGCTCTGGGCTCACTCCATGCAGCTCTTCCTGATGCAACTTCTGAAGAGCTACGCGCATATGATGATGAATGTGCTATATGCCGG GAACCTATGGCGAAAGCTAAAAGGCTTCACTGCAACCACCTTTTCCATCTTGGATGCCTCCGATCCTG GTTGGATCAAGGTCTTAATGAGGTTTACTCTTGTCCTACATGTCGTAAACCTCTTTTTGTTGAAACTGAGGTGAACACTCGCTCAGTGGAAGTCTCAAGTGATGAGCAGTTAGCCCGTCAGCTTCAAAGACAAAACATTCCTGAG ATGCCAAACTCCATTGAAAGTGATCCTTCAAG GAACTTAGGATTGGATCCAAGCTGGCTACAGACATGGTCAAGTCAGGGTGTTGATGTCGCTGGTCCCTCTACAGCGTCTAGGTCCGTTGGACTGGGACGGGTTCAGATGATGATGAGGCATCTTGCTTCTGTTGGAGAAAGTTATGCGCAAACTGCACTTGAGGATGCTGCTTGGAGTCTATGGCCTATGAACCCTTCACAAGCATCCACTTCTTCTACAACCATACCTCTAGGTACTGGTGGAAGGACAGGTGGTCTGCATTTGAGAAATGTATCAAGTGGGGCGAATGAAAGCTTGGCAAATATACTAGCTATGGCCGAGACAGTGAGGGATGTCATGCCACATGTGCCAGATGAAATTATCTTCCAG GACTTGCAGAGAACAAACTCTGTTTCTGTTACAGTGAACAATCTTCTCCAGATGTGA
- the LOC108852167 gene encoding uncharacterized protein LOC108852167, which translates to MGIIRSSFTFLTGTVCGIYIAQNYNVPNIKTLGRCAAATVKNMEEKYRKPKSRDDV; encoded by the coding sequence atggGGATAATAAGGAGCAGCTTCACATTCCTGACGGGAACAGTGTGCGGGATCTACATCGCTCAGAACTACAACGTTCCTAACATCAAGACCCTCGGCCGTTGCGCTGCCGCCACGGTGAAGAATATGGAGGAGAAGTATCGCAAACCCAAGAGCAGAGACGACGTCTGA
- the LOC108849215 gene encoding GLABROUS1 enhancer-binding protein-like, which yields MAPKQADKIENPPVASSSEEEEEESGSSGEESDSSDEEAGDVQSKLTQKPAPPPPASATKKSESDSEEGETESESDSDSEPATKTKPLNTVATKPIPPESSTAAKRSLKQADNNNEPKKKAKTSSTTEQVKKKKPTTTKDEDVKKKISGEEAKKMLFQRLFSETDEIAMLQGFLDFTSTKGDPYENMDAFCDYVKTLIDFNASKAQIVTKLQRCKKKFANIVKNALKKGKTEDKITCAKDLDQKAFELSRKIWGSDGVLPAKPRKKKLSKEDELVSTTPKKEVVEVKKTQKVVNAVVVDTHHLSESREMGLFFKKENVSVLGLDESTVSGVWDRVEDGGKKREMEEKLKKLRAKQMELCLQRTALVDYTAKIIFKNNAPSTSS from the coding sequence ATGGCACCGAAGCAGGCGGACAAGATCGAGAACCCTCCTGTTGCCTCTTccagtgaagaagaagaagaagagtctgGTTCATCAGGAGAAGAATCCGACTCTTCCGATGAAGAAGCTGGAGATGTCCAGTCCAAACTCACTCAGAAacctgctcctcctcctcctgcttCTGCTACCAAGAAGTCTGAATCCGACTCCGAAGAAGGCGAAACCGAATCAGAATCCGACTCCGACTCCGAGCCTGCGACCAAGACTAAGCCTCTCAACACTGTCGCGACCAAACCGATCCCACCGGAGAGCTCCACGGCAGCGAAGCGTTCTCTGAAGCAAGCAGATAACAACAACGAGCCTAAGAAGAAGGCAAAGACATCATCAACCACCGAgcaagtgaagaagaagaagccaacaACAACGAAAGATGAAGATGTCAAGAAGAAGATATCGGGAGAAGAAGCCAAGAAGATGTTGTTTCAGAGGCTGTTCAGCGAGACAGACGAGATCGCGATGCTTCAAGGCTTTCTAGACTTCACTTCCACCAAAGGAGACCCTTACGAGAACATGGACGCCTTCTGCGATTACGTCAAGACCTTGATCGACTTCAACGCTTCCAAGGCTCAGATCGTTACCAAGCTCCAGAGGTGTAAGAAGAAGTTTGCGAATATAGTCAAGAACGCCCTCAAGAAAGGAAAGACTGAAGACAAGATCACGTGCGCTAAGGATCTCGACCAGAAGGCCTTCGAGTTGTCGAGGAAGATTTGGGGAAGTGACGGTGTGCTTCCTGCTAAACCGAGGAAGAAGAAGTTGTCGAAAGAGGATGAGTTGGTTTCGACAACGCCCAAGAAAGAAGTAGTAGAGGTGAAAAAAACACAGAAGGTGGTGAATGCTGTTGTTGTGGACACTCATCATCTCTCGGAGAGTAGAGAGATGGGGCTGTTCTTCAAGAAGGAGAACGTGAGTGTTTTGGGTTTGGATGAGTCTACAGTGAGTGGGGTTTGGGATAGGGTTGAGGATGGAGGGAAGAAGAGGGAGATGGaggagaagctgaagaagctaaggGCTAAGCAGATGGAGCTGTGTTTGCAGAGAACTGCGCTCGTGGACTACACTGCAAAGATTATATTCAAAAACAATGCACCCTCCACCTCTTCATGA
- the LOC108850012 gene encoding QWRF motif-containing protein 7-like has protein sequence MVTTTTSRKVGPPSPNINRSRSATSSISLPVSLNASVSSSGSSSTSSSPSNTSKRVMISRSQSTTRSSRPNPKSREMTPARNSESRSHEVNNGRSREAFARYLEQRERASPRNNASGKGVKPGASSPSAWALSSGRADSTMKNSLSSSSPATSMCHTPPESPVSAAKMRSSGRGAVAGVLKYFKAQKKISPVQEEEYHRFRLLHNRLIQLRFINARTEATMANLKVNVEDQLFWVWLRIYKLRNYVVENLLEVQRLRQEIKLRQVLSLQMPLLNEWSKLDAKNFEALSKLTGKLQALSVRLPLLHGATVDVVAIHEEMVTAIEVIDEIDDMVIKFLPRVIPLYLLIFFYFILNKELDLECLCD, from the exons ATGGTAACCACCACCACTAGTCGCAAAGTTGGGCCTCCGTCACCGAATATTAACCGGAGCCGGAGTGCAACCTCCTCGATATCTCTTCCGGTATCTTTAAATGCGTCAGTCTCGTCTTCTGGTTCATCATCTACTTCCTCCTCTCCTTCCAATACAAGCAAACGTGTGATGATAAGCAGATCACAATCCACAACGAGATCTTCCAGACCCAACCCGAAATCAAGAGAGATGACCCCGGCGAGAAACAGCGAGTCAAGATCTCACGAGGTGAACAACGGTAGAAGCAGAGAGGCCTTTGCTCGGTACTTGGAGCAACGTGAGCGTGCTAGTCCTCGTAATAACGCTTCTGGGAAAGGTGTAAAACCGGGAGCTAGCTCACCATCGGCGTGGGCATTGTCCTCAGGGAGAGCTGATTCGACAATGAAAAATTCTTTGTCTAGTTCATCTCCGGCGACTTCAATGTGCCACACGCCCCCGGAATCACCGGTAAGCGCGGCCAAGATGAGAAGCAGTGGCCGTGGAGCCGTGGCAGGAGTTTTGAAATACTTTAAGGCACAGAAGAAAATATCTCCGGTTCAAGAGGAGGAGTATCACCGGTTTAGGCTTCTCCACAATAGATTAATTCAGTTAAGGTTTATTAATGCAAGAACAGAAGCTACTATGGCTAACCTTAAGGTCAACGTTGAG GATCAATTGTTTTGGGTTTGGCTTAGAATATACAAACTGAGGAACTACGTAGTCGAAAATTTACTAGAAGTTCAAAGGCTACGTCAAGAAATCAAACTACGTCAAGTTCTGAGCCTCCAAATGCCTTTACTAAATGAATGGTCCAAGCTGGATGCAAAAAACTTCGAAGCGTTGAGCAAGCTAACTGGAAAACTGCAGGCTTTGTCTGTTCGTTTACCCCTCCTACATGGTGCAACG GTAGATGTGGTAGCCATACATGAAGAAATGGTCACAGCTATAGAAGTCATAGATGAGATCGATGACATGGTCATCAAGTTTCTCCCACGAGTAATTCCACTTTAtttactgatttttttctattttatattgaaTAAGGAATTAGATTTAGAATGTTTATGTGATTAA